The sequence below is a genomic window from Candidatus Poribacteria bacterium.
ACCGTAATCGTCAAGGAAATTATGGATAAGACCGAAACGTTTGTCGATAAAGTCGCCGTGATGATGAAAAGCGACGATATGATGTATGCCGGTCACAATGGATGGGTCTACAAAAAATATCTTCGCGCCAGTGCAGATGATCCCTATATGCAGATCAGAGGATCCGACCTTGAAGATGCAGGAAATGGCTGCCACGGTTGCCACATTGGAGCTACGAACGACAGCGTTTTCGTCTCGCTCCCCATGGATGACATGATGATGGATGATAGCATGGCAGACATGGCAGACGACATGGCAGACATGGCAGATGATACGACAGCAGACGACATGGACGAAGCTAATGGTGGTAATGCCCAGTAGTTTTAGCCCATAACACTCCTAAAAAAGGGATCGATAGCAACATTCTGTTGTTGTCGGTCCCCTTCTTATTTTCTACACTACATCTCAGACGATAAACGCTCCACTTTGAGCTGGCAATGAAATACTTATGGAATCCTCTGATACTGTCACAGGGTTTCCATTGAGGCGATCTTCCAAGGCAGGAGCGGTCTTTGAATCACGATGATGCCCCAATGAAATTGGGAGATCGATCGTCTGAGAACGCCGACTCGTATTCAAGGCGATTAGGATAGAATCCGTTTCTGAAGTGCGCAGATACGCGTAAGTCCCTTTCTGAACGTTCAGATGAACAATCTTTCGCAAACCAGAAGCAAGCACTGAAAACTGTTTCCGTAGTGCCCCCAAACGTCGGAAGTAACCTAATAAATCTCTGTCCGCTTCATCCCCCCACGACATTGGCAACCGTGCCTCCTCAAAACGCCCGAGTGGGTTCCGTTGTGAGACTCCTGTCTCCGTACCGTTGTAGATTACAGGTGGTGCGGGAAGTGTAAAGAGTACCAATGCTGCTAAGCGCACCTTTGCTTTATCCTCCCCCGCCAGGTAGAGAATACGCGTCATATCGTGGTTGTCTAAAAAAGCAGGGAGTGCGAAGTCTTTGGGGAAATAGGTCTCGTGTGCGGCTAAAAAAGCCTCGAATTCCAATAAGGTTGAAGTCTCAAGAACAAAAGTTTCCCGCAGCGCGTCCGCAAGCAAAAAGTCAAGACACCCGTCGAAATGTGGAACATAAGACGCTATCGCTTCTGAATGACTAACCACTTCTCCAAACAAGAAAGCGTCAGGATTCACCGTTTTACAAGCTTGACGGAAATCTGCCCAAAATGTGTGTGGAGGACCTGGTGCATAATCAAGCCGATAGCCATCAACGCCTTTGCGTAGCCAATGCTGTGCGCATTCCAGTAAATAGTCACTTGCCGGTTTATGCTTTAGATTGAGTTGCGGCATCCCCTTCACGCCGAAGAAACTTGTGTATTCGTCGGGCCACCGCTGCCATGTATACCACCCCCGATATTCACTGTTTGGATCGCGTTGTGCTGCCTGAAACGTCGGATGATGGTTCGACCAATGATTGGCGACAAAATCAAGGATAACACGCATGTCGCGCTGATGTGCTTTTTCAATGAGTTCTATCAGTTCTGCGTTCGTACCGAATCGGGGTTCAACAGTGTAATAATTTGTTGCATCGTAGCCGTGGTGGGTCGGGCTTGCAAAGAGCGGTGAGAGCCACACAGCATTGCAACCGAGCGATTGAATGTAGTCAAGTTTCTGAATTGCCCCGCGAAGCGTGCCACCAAAAAACCCAGAGAGGTTTGTTGGTTTCTTCCACGGTGCGCCGTCCCCCGGATAGAATCGATCAAGGAAGATGTGATAGATAACAGCATCCCGGACCCAGAGCGGGGTGTCGTAATCGTCCACCGAAATCGCAAACTCTGTTGCTTCCGAAAGGACTCGCGCTTGGTTATCGGCGAAGACCCAGTTATTTGAACCCAAAACATGTCCACCAATCTTATAGTGCACTATTGCTCCGTTTGGTTGCGGCGGAATTTCTCCGTACCAATGGCGGACATATCGCCATTCAAGTCTATTCCATATCGATTCACTTGGCGTGAGTTTGAATATTGTTTCTTCACCATTTGCATTCATCCAACAACGAACTGAGTCGTAAGCGATGCCACCGGAGGTCGTTACATGGACAGTAATTGGTCGGTTCGGCTTCGGACGCATTGGCGATAATTGATGAAGGTGTTTGATACCTACCAAACTGCTTTGATATTCGGCGATACGGTTCTTGAAATCTCTTTGCGTGCCAAACATAGGCACCTCCGCCGGTTTGTAGTATTTAGAAAATAAAAAAGCCGTGTAACGGGTACACGGCTTTTTGACTTCTTTAACGGTTTGCTTACTTGTCGCCCCAAGCGCGCCCACGTGGAATAATTAGCAGCTGTCCTGCACGCAGTCTTGTCCGATCAAAAATGTAGGCATCTTGGTTGGCGGTAACTAACCGTTCCCACATCTCAGCGTTATCAAAAATCTCAGGACGTGCAGCGATGCGCTTCAGAGCAGCTTCACCGTTATCTTCCTGAATATCTTCTTCCCGGACATGATATTTGTAAAGGACTTCAGGACTGGTGATACTGAAACTAAAACTGTGTGAATTTTCGAGGACATTGCCAGCCATGTCAGCAGCACCAGAGACGGTAACGGTATACATACGGCCAGCACGCATCGGCATATCGGATGTGAAGGTCACAGAATCCCCGCTTCCGGTAACCGTGCCTGACAGGGTTCCGTCCATCGGTTCGCTCATCGAATCTTCGGTTTTTGTGACGGCTACATCCACAGTGACACTGTTACTGTCAATCGGTTCGCTAAACGATACAGACACGCTATTCATCACGTCGAGTGAATCTTCGTATTCAGAAAAAACTGTGCCGTCTGTCGGTTCGTTCATTGTCACAGTCGGCGGTGTCGCGTCGGTATAGGTAAATTGCTGTGAGAGCGTGACGGGTACTTCAGGTTTTCCCTTGTTGGTAACAACGACAGTCACAGATTGCCCTGCCGTGCCGCCGGGGGTCACTGCCGTAATTTGTGTTTCACTGGGGACAGTCACACTTTGAGCGTTTATACCGTTAAACGTTACAGTCACACCGTTTTTCATGTCAAATTTTTCGCCGGTAATCTGGACGGTTGTCCCACCCGTTTCGGGTCCCTGTGTCGGGTTCATTCCCATGGGTACCGGTTCAGGATTACAGCCAGCACAACCTGCCATCCACGCGCAGGCAATCGTGAGGACAGCCAGCACGGCTATGTTTCTGGGTTTTGTATTCATTGCTTCTCCTTTTACTTCCGGCAAGTACTGAAGCCCTGTCCGGACCATTTTGACTGAAATAATTCCTTGTCACCTGATACTTTGTTTGTCTTGAAATTAGTATATTCTTTCGTTGTTGTCAGTTTGTGAGCGCGTGATTCATTGTGAATCCACACGTACAATAAATTGAACGACAAGTGGATTTTAGAATTCCAAGAAGAATTCCCGAATATGTTGAATTTCCTTCATAACCAATCCAACCTACGATTCATGAACGCAAACCTAAAACAGCACTGGTAGTCTGTCACATCTAAACTGACAGGTAGTTCGTAGTAGGGCAATTCATTGCCCGTTTCAGACGTGCGATAAATCGCACTACTACGAACTTGACCTCAAATTCGAAGTTGACGAAATACTATACTACACCGTAATCCACATTTTTCAAACGGACCCCAACAGTGAATGCAAGGTATCGCTACTGCTGTTAACTATCGCGGACCCAAGCAGAAGCACTATGGTAGTTTCCATCCTGGTCATGTCCAGATATAGTACTTGAAGCAGACGTTTTACTCATATCACGGTGCCTTCCCGCGGCAAAAAGACTGTCAAATACAGTTCCTTGCGTGAAATTTTGATGTTTCTGGTAGGGAGGAGGTGTAGCAGGATTTGGAACGCTTACATTCAAAACATACCATCCGTTTTGCATTTCATACTCTCCGCTGGACACAGATGAGTAGGCAGTCGTTCTTGCTTTGCCATTGTGACGTCTTGATGCAGTAGCAGTAAGTGGACCATCTGTGTCAACATCTTGCTCTGCAAATGCCAGTAAGGATAAGTTTGCGACAAGCACAGGGGTGAGCAGATAACAAAATATTTTCTTCATAATTTACCTCCTTTGCAAATTCAGGAATTGATATGGGTCAATTCCCCCTTCAGGCATTTCAATGATGGTGATACCGGGCGGGACTATTCCATCATGCAAATCGGGGGCGTATTGTGCTACGTCTGGGCCTCCCAGCACATTTGTAGCGATTCGGTTCATAGTGCCATCTTCGAGTACCTCGTCGGCCCATCTAACGTAGGCAGTGTTGGGATAAATTGGGTAAACTAATCCACTTGTGGGTGAAAGTTGAACACCAAGTGTCCGCGAGCCTTCGTTCCAGAGTTTGATGCGCACCCGAGTCAGTAGTTCTGTGTTTTTGGCCCACTCTGGGTCATCAACATATAGATTTTCAACATGATCCCAAATGTTTGGAAGAGGAAAGTCTAATGGGATCTCCGGATATGGACCAAACCCAAATTGAGAGGCACGTTCCTTAGGTATCTTATTTTCTATTGTTAGAGGATCTTCTTCTAATGGAGATAGCACTTCGCTATCATTCACTTGCTCAGCTGGAGGCTCAAGTGAATCTTCTGGACTGTCGCCGTTGATTTTCTCAAGACGCACTACTTCTGTTTCTTCAGACTGGGGAAGTTCTTCTTTGCTGGACTGCGTATTCGCAGAATCTGCTTTCGCTGTCTCCAATTGCTGGAGAAACTGCTGAGTTGCCTCTTCGCGTTCTTGAGTTTCATGTTGAATACGTTGACTCCAAATATAACTTCCAATAGCAAAGATGAATACGCAAAGCACAAGTCCTCCAAGGAACAGGCGGTTTGAAAATAGGGAATTTAACATATCAGTTACCTCTTTCGCGATCAAGTTAGCTTTTTCTATCAATGGAACTTACGCCATTCATCAATAATACAATTTAAAAAATATGTAGGTAGTTCGGAATTCTAAATCTTTATCTTTTTCAAAAGGTATTGATAGTATAATTTAAAACTATTGTAACAGATGGAATGTTTTTTGTCAAGAAAAAAAGGATGAAACCCAGGGCCATTTAGTTTTAAGAGGTAAGTTTACTTACATAAAGCCTTCCCGTTTCCGGATGCCCGAATTTATTCGGGATAGCACACTTTTCCCGAACAAGTTCGGGCTTCCAGACCCAAATTGTCGGAAAACTGAATGGCCCTGGATGAAACCAGAGCCATTCAATTGTCGGTTTTTTTCACCATTCTCGCGGTGGCATCGCGAACACAAGCTCCTCCAGCAAGAAGTGCTTCAACAGAAAAATCAGAATTATTGGAAAATTGAATGCCTCTGGGATAAAACTTGATTCAAAAGTGAGTTCCAAGTGTTTGAAAAATACGAGAATGTCCTAACCGCGCCATGTTGTCCGTTTTAGAGGGTCGTGTACGGACACCGTTAACTCTGGGCCGAAACCTTCTACTGATAATCGGACTGTGTCTCCGTCCCCGACTGCCGTAAGTGCTTCGTGGTGTGTTCCCGTTGATACGACATCTCCCGGTTCCAGTGTTACCACGTTGGTTACCTCTGCGAGCAGTTCTGGGATGAAGCGTGCCATGGAATTGGTAGAGAAATCGTGTTGCAGGCCGTCGTTAATCCACAGTTGCACGCCGAGTGCGTTCGCGTCGTCCACTTCGTCAGCAGTAACGAGAGCGGGACCCATCGGTGCAAACGTATGCCAGCTTTTCCCTAAAAAGAAGCCGCCGGGCAATCCACGTGCGGAGACATCAATGAACTGCGTGTACCCGAATACGCAGTCTAACGCATTTTCTTCAGTGAGGTGTTTTGCCGTTTTACCGATAACAATCGCTAATTCCGGTTCAAAGTGGAAGACGGTTACGTCTGCCTCTGGCAGTTCGACTGTATCCGTTGTGTTAATGATGCCGGTTGGAGACTTCAGAAAGGCATTGAATTCGCCGCGAGACGGACTATCTGGTTCGATGTAGTTCCCTGCGAGGCAGACGAGTTGCCCCGGTCGCGGGACGGGTGCTTTGAGGCTGACGCTGTCCAAATCGACAGCAGATCCGTTTTCAACGGCATCTTCTATTTTCGGACATAGATTATCAAAATCCTCAATTACCATTCGTATCAGTTCTTGCGGCGTATGGTAAGAGATGCCGCTGAGGGCATCGTTGATGTCGACAATCCCGTCTTCTGTTAGGACACCGAGTTGGTAATCGTTAAAAAATGTGAGTTTCATTTAATTTGTGACTCCTATACTAAGACGTTTTACAAGCGGATGGCTCCGCTCCTTTAGTGGTAGTTGTACTTTTGTTCCACTGAAATGAGAAACGTAGGTTGCACTCACGCACTCAAGCGATGTAAGGGCATTACGTCCACCGAGTTCCGGTTGATTTTCGTTAAAAATAGCATCTCGTATGTTTTTGGCACTCCAGATGGTGTGGCGCGACTGCCACGCTTTTCCAGAGATTATGAACGCTGATGCGTCAAGTTCTATCTGTTCCCATGTGGGTGTATGTGCGGCAAACGATACATCAAACGGGCAGTACCACATTTCGTCTATACCGGTCTCTGGGTGTGGTTTAATCATCAATTGCCCTTCTGATCCGAGCAGGTGTGGTCCCATCATCCACCCGTGTCGAGGTTCGCGGCAGTAAAGTTCCATAATGCCGTAGGCACTATTTCCGCCGCCGATATGCACGAGCATCGTATCCCCCGCAACGATACCGTTATCACGCCGGTCGGTTTTACACAACTCACTGCTGTGCATAATGTCCGCCTCCGTCACGTCGTGTCCTTGATATGTGATATGCGCTTGGATCCAAGAGATACCGTTGAGAAAGAAATCCATCTCGTCAAAATAGTGGACTCCCATCTCCATCAACTCGAACCCGGCTTCGCGTCCTTTGCCGACTTCGCGTATGGAGCGGAGTTCGCCGATTTTTCCGGCGTCAATCAAGGATTTCGCGTGCCGGAAGAGCGGTGTAAAGCGGAACTGATGACTGACTGCCAGGTGCACACCTGCCTCCCGGCATGCCACGAGCATCTTGTCTGCTGTTTCTAAATCGACAGACAACGGCTTTTCACATAAGACGTGGATACCTGCTTGTGCGGCAGCAATCGCGATCGGTGCATGTAACGGTGCGTGTGTGCAGACGCTCACGAGATCGAGTGTTTCGCGTGCGAACATCTCCTCATAGTCGGTATATCGATGTGAGACCTCGTATTCATCGGCGCGATTGTTAAGTGCTTCACGGTTTATGTCGCACATCGCGACGAGGTCCACTCCTTCTAAGTTCGCATGCGCACCGGCGTGACTCCGACTAATTCCGCCACAACCGACAATCCCTGCTCGTAAACTCATGAGCTATATCTCCCAAGTTCAATTTGTACTAATGTAGCATGTGCCTTGAAAATTCCGTGTTAAGATGTATTATACGCCAATACCAAAAGAGTGCAAGCCAAATTTTTTACTTTTCCTTGCGGTTCGGTTAGATGGGTTGGTTTTTGGACGTTCCTTTACGTATATCCGCTTTCCACTTCGTTCCAAGCTATGCCTCTCGGGCTAATTTTAAGAACTGTTCATTTTCAACAACCCTTGCCACTGTGTCTCATCCACGAGGACCCCTTTTTCAAGGCTCTCTTGTCGTGTCCGTAACATGCCTTCCCCTGGATATCGCACACTTTCATTTTCATCTAAGGGGACTGATGTATGGAAATCGTCAATAATGGCTGTTACTTTCTCGTTCAAAGCTGCTTGTCCCATCATCCCAATGGCGTTCATCGCGATGTACACCTGAGAAACGGCGTATTCGGATCCCTGCTTTCCGATGTCGTGTGTGGCTTGTCCACCAGATATAAGGGATGCCATTGTATCGAGTACCAAAGCCAATCCGGACCCTTTCCAGTAACCGATAGGGAGGGCTCTCGCGGAGTCAAGAATTTCGCCCGGGTCAACAGTTAGCTCGCCATGGGTGTTGTATCCGCCGGGTAGAGGTAATTCTTTTCCTTGCAGCTGCAACACTTCTAACTTCCCGTTTGAGTACTGGCTCATCGCCATATCGAGCAGAATATGTCCACCTTCTCTCGGAATACCAATTGCCATGGGATTGTTCCCAATCTTTTTTTCTCCAGAACCCCACGGCGGCATGAGTCGGGTTGTGTTTGTCCAGCATATTCCAATGTGTCCGGCTTCTGCTGCCTGCAAAGCATAAGCACCGCCTCGCATCCAGTGATTTGTGTTTGAAAGCCCGACGCATCCGATACCGTGGATATTTGCGAGTTCCGTTGCGCGTTGCATGCAGAAATGTGCGTTAACAAGCCCGACCCCCATCTTGCCGTCCCACCGTTCTAATGCCCCGAAACTCTCGATTTTTTCTGGTTTTACTCGGAAGTTAATTTGCTTACTCTCCAGTCCAGCGACGAATCCGGGGAAGCGATTGAGTCCGTGTGAGTACACGCCATCCCGTTGGTTTTCAGCAAAGAGCCTTGCACATAACATTGCTCGCTCATCGGTAAACCCGACGCTCGCGAGCACACGATAAAGTTCGTCTTGTAAAGTTTGGAAAGGCACACGTTTCATATAATTTTTTATCCTCGTCAATTTATTAAATGTCATTATGCCTGATGCTTGAGAAAAATGCAAGATATTTCGTGTCTGTTTTAGAGTGGCCCAGCATTCCGTTTCACGATACTTGTTAGGTCTAAAGTGTTAAGTTTCCCTTGCGTAAAAGTGGATCGCAGTATATCATGCATGTACCGACACTAAAGTCCATCCATTAGATATAGCATGTTCACCACTAACTGAAAGGAGTGAGAAATGACCTCATCCAATATTTTGTTCAGGATTTTCAGTTGTATGTTTACATTTCTACTTATCTTTGGAGGAACGTTAATCTATTCAGAAGAAGAACCGGTGAAATTAGAACCAATTGAGGTTATTGGTGTGACACCGATCCACGGTGTTGGACTTCCGAAAGATAAAGTGCCTGCCAATATCCAAACAGCGAATAGTGCCGCGGTTGATGCTTTCCAGAGTTTGGACCTTACCGAGTTCATCAGTCGTAACTTAGGCAGTGTGCATATTAACGAGGCGCAAAACAATCCTTTCCAGCCTGATGTTCGCTTTCGCGGTTTTACGGCTTCTCCTTTGCTCGGATTACCCCAGGGATTGGCTACTTATCAAGATGGTACACGTGTTAACGAACTATTTGGTGACACGGTGAATTGGGATGTCATTCCGCAATCTGCAATCGCCAGCATCAACTTGATGTCTGGATCAAATCCGCTTTTCGGTTTGAACACACTTGGCGGTGCGCTCTCTCTGAAGACGAAGACCGGCTTTACACACCCCGGTCACGGCGTGAAAGTCTATGGCGGTTCATTCACACGCAGAGCCGCTGAGTTTTCGAGTGGGGGTCATAATCAGCGATTGAGTTATTTTCTCAGTGGTAATTTTTTTGCGGAGGACGGTTGGCGCGATTTCTCACCTTCTGAGGTCCGGCAGTTGTTTGGCAACATCGGTTGGAAAGAAAACGCTTCTACACTGGACTTGAGCCTGACGTTAGCAGATAACGAATTATTGGGCAACGGTGCATTACCGATTGATCTTCTTAACACGGAACGGAATGCTGTGTTTACGCATCCAGACAGGACAGAGAACAATATGCTCATGGCAAATTTGCGGGGCAGTCATGCGTGGTCGGACAACCTCATTTTGGCGAGTACGGTTTACTACCGGCGTAACAATGTTGAGACCTTCAATGGCGACGATACAGATTTTGAGCCTTGCGAAGATCCTGAAAATGAAGGTTTTCTATGCGTTGGTGAAGATGCAGACCAGGCGCGTATAAAGGATCAGTTTGGAAACGATGTCCGTCTTTCTGAGAACGGTTACGATGCGGACGACGAAGAGATTGAAATTGATGATGCGGATGACGAAGAGACTGAGATTGATGATGAGGATAACGACGATGATGACGAAGGTGGGTTCAACGCTACAAATAATACGAGTCAGACGCGTCAAGGCGGCTATGGAGCAACCTTACAGGTAGCCTTCACGAGTCCTATCGCCAGTCGTGAAAATCAACTCATTGTTGGCGCGAGTTTTGACCGTGGTGGGGCTCTGTTCAATTCCGAAACCGAGTTGGCAAGTCTGACCCCGGATCGAGGAACGGTAGGTAGCGGTATCTTTGAAAGCGAATCTTTTGTGGATGTTGAGACCACGGTTCAGAATATGGGTATCTACGGGACGAACACCTTTTCTATCACACCGCGCCTACATCTCACGCTGTCTGGACGCTATAACAGCACTGAGATTATATTACGGGATCAAATTGGTGTCGAACTCAATGGGGACCACACTTTTGGTCGCTTCAATCCAGCGGCGGGTTTAACCTATCAGTTTCATAATCTTCTTTCCTTCTATGGCAGCTACAGTGAAGCGTCGCGTGTGCCTACGCCTGTGGAGTTGACGTGTGCAGATCCTGAAGCCCCCTGTAAATTGCCCAACGCTTTCGTTGCCGATCCGCCGTTGGATCAGGTGATAACGAAGACGTGGGAGACGGGAGTACGGGGTGAATTAGGGGGGCTCGCATGGAACGCCGACTTCTTTCGGGCGACGAGTTTTGATGACCTTATCTTCATTAGCAGTGGCGCATTGACCAACGAAGGCTATTTTGAAAACGTTGCACGAACCCTCCGTCAAGGTGTTGAGCTAAATATCGGAGGTAGTTTCTTTAATCGCTTACAGGGGTTGCTTAACTATACTTACATTTCAGCGACTTTCGAGACCGATTTGACGGTCAGCAGCCCCAACCACCCTGAAGCAGACGGCGGCGAAATAGAAGTCGAGCAAGGCGACCGCATTCCTGGGGTCCCGCAACACAACCTCAAGGCGGATGTGACGTTTGCTGTAACAGATGCGCTGTCTTTGGGTGCGAATGTCCTTATCAATTCCAGCCAGGTTTTTCGTGGCGACGAGGGAAATTTAATCGATCAGATTCCAGGTTACGGCATTGTGAATCTGCGTGGTAGGTATACGTTTTGGGGTAATATTTCTGTATTTGCTAAGGTGAACAACCTTTTTGATGACCGGTATGAAACCTTCGGTCTCTTCGGGGAGGCGGACGAGGTGTTAGGAGACGAATTCGAGGATGCCCGTTTTCTGTCTCCGGGGGCACCCCGCGCTGCATGGATTGGACTTGAGGCAATTTTTTAAAAGCCTTCGTTGCCTTGTTTTTGGGGCTTACCACATTTCAAGCCATTGCGTGAAGGGTGTCACGGGTTGCGTTTCGCTATGGATAACCCATTTGAAATCGGGGTCTTTCCAATAAATTGTGCCCGGGTGATCGCCATCACGAAGATATCGAATGTCAATTGCCCAGCGGATCATCTCGCTTGTGGTGTGTGGTAGTGATCGGTGAAGCGTCAGGTTGTGAAAGACTAAAGCGTCCCCTAATTCCATTGGACACGTGACAATACGAGAATCCTCGATGAGTTCATCCATTACTTCAAGAAACTTCCCTTCTCGTTCTTCTGTGTGATGATTGACTACGCCTAACCGATGTGAACCTGCGACCACTTGTAGACAACCGTTGGTTTCATCTACTGGCACGAGTGGTATCCACGCAGTCGGGATGAGTGAAGTTTCGCTGACTGTTCCAAAATAGCCGCTGTCTTGATGCCACGGTACGACGGTCAGTTGCTGACCGGGGAGTTTAGGACGGGCATTGAAAACAGGGTGTCCGATGACATCTGTGCCTGTGAGTTGTCCTATTGCGTCCACGAGTGGCGCGGCGTGGTGTATATCGAAAATTTCGGAGGTCGCGACTTGGTTGCGCCAAGAACGACCGAAGCGGTTGGCGTGTTCGCCTGCGACTTGTGAGAATCGTGTTTCAAAAGGGAGTTCTGTCCCTTCATCTTCAATAATTCCGTCCTCTTTCAATTCGCGAATTATACCGTCTACGACGCGAGCAAAACTGTCCCGCACACCGTTGATAGCGGACATCGGAACGACATCTTTTAGGAGCAAATAACCATCGTTTTCCCACTGATCCATCTGTTGAGGCGATAATGGGGTTGACTGTTTTTGATTGGTGTTCATGTGTTTGTTTAATCCCAGCGTTTGAAAATTAAGATGACAAAAAGCAAAAAAGTTGTAAAAATAATAGCATACTTAATAAAAAGAGTCAAAAGAATAGCTTTGAGAGTGTTGATATTTCATCCAATGCTGTGATACCGGATACATCAAAGGAGCAACATAATGGCGACTTTAACGCAGACCGAGAACCAGATTAGACCGCTCTATATTGACGGATACACCCACCAACTCAGTTATGCTCCCGGTGACGAGATTGCGTTCCACATTTCAACGAGTGCGGAGAACTATTCACTTGAGATTGCGCGCATCGGTGCGACGCGCGAGGTTGTCTGGCGTCAAACGGAGCTGCCCGGTGAAGCGCAACCGATTCCCGAAGATGTTTCATCGCAGGGATGTGGATGGTCCCCTGTTTTTACGCTTGAAGTTCCTGAAACGTGGCAGAGCGGTTATTATGAAGGCACACTTCGTGCAACGGATGGCGGTGGCGAGGACATTTATAGGAACCGTCGTACGGCTGAGAGTACGCTCTTCTTTATTGTCCGTCCTGCGAAACCGGGAGCGAACACCTCTATTCTCCTTCAGCTCTCCACCAACACCTACAATGCGTACAACAATTGGGGTGGCTTCAGTCTTTACGGATATCACGGGAAGAGCAAGATACAAGGCAACCGCGTTTCGTTTGACCGACCGACGCGCGGTATTTTCAGAAATTGGGAATTGCCATTTATTGTCTGGGCGGAGCAGAACGGGTATATCCTTGATTATGCGGCAAATAGCGATCTGGAGTTCCGCCCTAAGATATTGGAACATTACAGACTCGTGTTGAGTGTCGGGCATGATGAATACTGGTCTGCTCCGATGCGCGATCACCTTGAGGCGTTTATCGCGAACGGCGGGAACGCTGCCTTCTTCAGCGGGAATTCCGTCTGTTGGCAGGTACGCTCTGAAGACGATGGCAGAGCCTTGGTCTGTTGGAAGCAAACCTACAATCAGGATCCGGTTTATAAAACCG
It includes:
- a CDS encoding TonB-dependent receptor gives rise to the protein MKLEPIEVIGVTPIHGVGLPKDKVPANIQTANSAAVDAFQSLDLTEFISRNLGSVHINEAQNNPFQPDVRFRGFTASPLLGLPQGLATYQDGTRVNELFGDTVNWDVIPQSAIASINLMSGSNPLFGLNTLGGALSLKTKTGFTHPGHGVKVYGGSFTRRAAEFSSGGHNQRLSYFLSGNFFAEDGWRDFSPSEVRQLFGNIGWKENASTLDLSLTLADNELLGNGALPIDLLNTERNAVFTHPDRTENNMLMANLRGSHAWSDNLILASTVYYRRNNVETFNGDDTDFEPCEDPENEGFLCVGEDADQARIKDQFGNDVRLSENGYDADDEEIEIDDADDEETEIDDEDNDDDDEGGFNATNNTSQTRQGGYGATLQVAFTSPIASRENQLIVGASFDRGGALFNSETELASLTPDRGTVGSGIFESESFVDVETTVQNMGIYGTNTFSITPRLHLTLSGRYNSTEIILRDQIGVELNGDHTFGRFNPAAGLTYQFHNLLSFYGSYSEASRVPTPVELTCADPEAPCKLPNAFVADPPLDQVITKTWETGVRGELGGLAWNADFFRATSFDDLIFISSGALTNEGYFENVARTLRQGVELNIGGSFFNRLQGLLNYTYISATFETDLTVSSPNHPEADGGEIEVEQGDRIPGVPQHNLKADVTFAVTDALSLGANVLINSSQVFRGDEGNLIDQIPGYGIVNLRGRYTFWGNISVFAKVNNLFDDRYETFGLFGEADEVLGDEFEDARFLSPGAPRAAWIGLEAIF
- a CDS encoding phytanoyl-CoA dioxygenase family protein; translated protein: MNTNQKQSTPLSPQQMDQWENDGYLLLKDVVPMSAINGVRDSFARVVDGIIRELKEDGIIEDEGTELPFETRFSQVAGEHANRFGRSWRNQVATSEIFDIHHAAPLVDAIGQLTGTDVIGHPVFNARPKLPGQQLTVVPWHQDSGYFGTVSETSLIPTAWIPLVPVDETNGCLQVVAGSHRLGVVNHHTEEREGKFLEVMDELIEDSRIVTCPMELGDALVFHNLTLHRSLPHTTSEMIRWAIDIRYLRDGDHPGTIYWKDPDFKWVIHSETQPVTPFTQWLEMW